The following coding sequences are from one Thiohalospira halophila DSM 15071 window:
- a CDS encoding efflux RND transporter permease subunit, with product MVCHRVAPNLLMLALLVGGLIMSLQIQKQVFPEFQLDTVAVSVAYPGATPEEVERAVVLPVEEAVSGLDGIEEIRATAAEGSGTVTLEVRTGADRQTVYQDVQQAVGRITTLPADADQPEISLSSRRVDVMDIQIHGDVDPWTLRQAAEQVRDRLLDSDGVSQAELDGVRGLQIHIEIPERELRAHGLTRSQVAGTVRDYARDRAGGSVETSGGEILLRVTERREWAREFGSIPVITGTAGAPVRLGDIATIREGFENIDRAAIFNGEPTIGMEVFRVENQTPITVSEAVHAAMPRVLADLPASIDVTIEDDNSDVYSQRLNLLLTNGFLGLLLVLVLLSLFLEFKLAFWVTVGIPTAFLGAFLFLPALDVSISMVSMFAFIVALGIVVDDAIVAGENIYEYRQRGMDLIPAAVQGARDIAVPITFSILTNMVAFAPLLFIPGTFGQIWAVIPTVVIAVFAISWVEALFILPAHLAHTRDERRSREALHRRQQAFSDAFRRFIDRRYRPLLAITVRWRYVTTAAAFAILVVTLAVPVSGKMGFILMPKVEGNRADATVTLPVGSPMHRAEAVRDRMVEAVHRVIDANGGDQLATGVYASINENRVRLAAYLRPPAERPISTAEVVRLWREEAGTIPGVESVRYESDRGGPGGGPAVSVELAHANIDMLEQASERLADELETLGPTTDVDDGYTPGKRQFDIDITEAARSLGLTAADIGDQVRHAFYGAEALRVLRGRNEVRVLVRRPEAERRGVEDVENMLIRIPDGGWVPLTEVAEIERGRGYTTISRRDHRRTVTVTADVDPPGETQRVLDTLRQELLPALTDDHPGLTWSFQGRQESMRDAINSFFTSVTLVLLVIYALLAIPFRSYIQPLIIMAAIPFGVVGAILGHLLMGYNLSIISIMGVIALGGVVVNDALVMIDYANARRREGVSPIEAVTEAGARRFRPIMLTTLTTFGGLAPMIFETSRQARFMIPMAISLGYGILFATAILLLLIPSLYAIVEDLRRIAGFQND from the coding sequence ATGGTCTGCCACCGGGTGGCCCCCAATCTGCTCATGCTCGCCCTGCTGGTGGGCGGGCTCATCATGAGCCTGCAGATCCAGAAGCAGGTCTTCCCCGAGTTCCAGCTGGATACCGTCGCCGTCTCCGTCGCCTACCCCGGGGCCACCCCCGAAGAGGTGGAGCGCGCCGTGGTCCTGCCGGTGGAGGAGGCGGTCTCCGGCCTGGACGGCATAGAGGAGATCCGCGCCACGGCGGCCGAGGGCTCCGGCACCGTGACCCTGGAGGTGCGCACCGGCGCCGACCGCCAGACCGTCTACCAGGATGTCCAGCAGGCGGTGGGCCGGATCACGACCCTGCCCGCCGATGCCGACCAGCCGGAGATCAGCCTCTCCAGCCGGCGCGTGGACGTCATGGATATCCAGATCCACGGCGACGTGGACCCCTGGACCCTGCGCCAGGCCGCCGAGCAGGTCCGCGACCGGCTGCTGGACAGCGACGGCGTCAGCCAGGCCGAGCTGGACGGCGTACGCGGCCTGCAGATCCACATCGAGATCCCCGAGCGCGAGCTGCGGGCCCACGGCCTCACCCGCAGCCAGGTGGCCGGGACCGTCCGCGACTACGCCCGGGACCGCGCCGGCGGCTCCGTGGAGACCAGCGGCGGCGAGATCCTCCTGAGGGTCACCGAGCGGCGGGAGTGGGCCCGGGAGTTCGGGAGCATCCCGGTGATCACCGGGACGGCCGGCGCCCCGGTGCGGCTCGGGGATATCGCCACCATCCGCGAGGGCTTCGAGAATATCGACCGGGCGGCGATCTTCAACGGCGAGCCGACCATCGGCATGGAGGTCTTCCGGGTCGAGAACCAGACCCCCATCACCGTCTCCGAGGCGGTCCACGCGGCCATGCCGCGGGTGCTGGCGGATCTCCCGGCGAGCATCGACGTCACCATCGAGGACGACAACTCCGACGTCTACTCCCAGCGCCTGAACCTGCTGCTCACCAACGGCTTTCTGGGGCTGCTGCTGGTCCTGGTGCTGCTCTCCCTCTTCCTGGAGTTCAAGCTCGCCTTCTGGGTGACCGTGGGGATCCCCACCGCCTTCCTGGGCGCCTTCCTCTTCCTGCCGGCGCTGGATGTCTCCATCAGCATGGTCTCCATGTTCGCCTTCATCGTCGCCCTGGGCATCGTGGTGGACGACGCCATCGTCGCCGGCGAGAACATCTACGAGTACCGCCAGCGCGGCATGGACCTCATCCCGGCGGCGGTGCAGGGGGCGCGGGACATCGCCGTCCCCATCACCTTCTCCATCCTCACCAACATGGTCGCCTTCGCCCCGCTGCTCTTCATCCCGGGGACCTTCGGCCAGATCTGGGCGGTGATCCCCACGGTGGTCATCGCCGTCTTCGCCATCTCCTGGGTGGAGGCGCTGTTCATCCTGCCGGCGCACCTGGCCCACACCCGCGACGAGCGCCGCAGCCGGGAGGCGTTGCATCGGCGGCAGCAGGCCTTCTCCGACGCCTTCCGCCGCTTCATCGATCGGCGCTACCGCCCCCTGCTGGCGATTACCGTGCGCTGGCGCTACGTCACTACGGCGGCCGCCTTCGCGATCCTCGTCGTCACCCTCGCCGTGCCGGTCTCCGGCAAGATGGGCTTCATCCTCATGCCCAAGGTGGAGGGCAACCGCGCCGACGCGACGGTCACGCTACCGGTGGGAAGCCCCATGCATCGCGCTGAGGCCGTCCGCGACCGCATGGTGGAGGCCGTCCACCGGGTCATCGACGCCAACGGCGGCGACCAGCTGGCCACCGGCGTCTACGCCAGCATCAACGAGAACCGGGTCCGCCTCGCCGCCTACCTGCGCCCCCCGGCGGAGCGGCCCATCTCCACCGCCGAGGTGGTGCGGCTGTGGCGGGAGGAGGCCGGCACCATCCCCGGGGTGGAATCGGTCCGCTACGAATCGGACCGCGGCGGCCCCGGGGGCGGACCGGCGGTGAGCGTGGAGCTCGCCCACGCCAATATCGACATGCTGGAGCAGGCCAGTGAACGGCTGGCGGACGAGCTGGAGACCCTGGGGCCGACCACCGACGTGGACGACGGCTATACCCCCGGCAAGCGCCAGTTCGACATCGACATCACCGAGGCGGCCCGCAGCCTCGGCCTCACCGCCGCCGACATCGGCGATCAGGTGCGCCACGCCTTCTACGGCGCCGAGGCCCTGCGCGTCCTGCGCGGGCGCAACGAGGTCCGCGTCCTGGTACGGCGGCCCGAGGCGGAGCGCCGCGGCGTGGAGGACGTGGAGAACATGCTCATCCGGATCCCGGATGGCGGCTGGGTGCCGCTCACCGAGGTGGCCGAGATCGAGCGCGGCCGGGGCTATACCACCATCTCCCGGCGCGATCACCGGCGGACAGTGACCGTCACCGCCGATGTGGATCCCCCCGGCGAGACCCAGCGCGTCCTGGATACCCTCCGCCAGGAGCTCCTACCGGCGCTCACCGATGACCACCCGGGCCTGACCTGGAGCTTCCAGGGGCGCCAGGAGAGCATGCGGGACGCCATCAACAGCTTCTTCACCAGCGTCACCCTGGTGCTGCTGGTGATCTACGCCCTGCTGGCCATCCCCTTCCGCAGCTACATCCAGCCGCTCATCATCATGGCCGCCATCCCCTTCGGCGTGGTGGGCGCCATCCTCGGCCACCTGCTCATGGGCTACAACCTGAGCATCATCTCCATCATGGGCGTCATCGCCCTGGGCGGCGTGGTGGTCAACGACGCCCTGGTCATGATCGACTACGCCAACGCCCGGCGGCGGGAGGGGGTCTCCCCCATCGAGGCGGTGACCGAGGCTGGCGCACGACGCTTCCGCCCCATCATGCTCACCACCCTGACCACCTTCGGCGGCCTGGCCCCCATGATCTTCGAGACCTCCCGCCAGGCCCGCTTCATGATCCCCATGGCCATCTCCCTGGGCTACGGCATCCTCTTCGCCACCGCCATCCTGCTGCTGCTCATCCCCAGCCTCTACGCCATCGTCGAGGACCTGCGCCGAATCGCCGGGTTCCAGAACGACTGA
- a CDS encoding efflux RND transporter periplasmic adaptor subunit, protein MSETPTGPRRWVAAVAVVAILAGAGGIAAWMMQADTTAERDATERPPRLVETTRVEPGRERVRIEAFGEVAPAREVTLRPRVSGEVLALGEGVEPGGHLDEGDTVVRIDPADYELALKRAESALTQARSERDREAGRQAVAEAEFQRAAPEDIRPEQRRLMLRLPQLESAEAAVASAEAERDQARLDLARTTVRSPFDARVTERMVDRGTRATTGTDLVRLVGTEEWWVELALPQSSLRWIEAPQGPDRPGSTVRIRHASWTDDGYREGRVIRVRADVEAGGRLARVLVAVPDPLDRAGEAGPRLLLGSFVEGTIHGRELDGVYRLDAGWLREGNTVWVMAADDTLAIREVAVLHRSGGMALVRGGLTPGDRVVTSDLSVPVEGMALRREDGEAAGS, encoded by the coding sequence ATGAGCGAGACCCCCACGGGCCCCCGGCGCTGGGTGGCGGCCGTCGCGGTGGTGGCGATCCTCGCCGGCGCCGGCGGCATCGCCGCCTGGATGATGCAGGCCGACACCACCGCCGAGCGCGACGCGACCGAGCGGCCCCCGCGGCTGGTGGAGACCACCCGGGTGGAGCCGGGCCGGGAACGGGTGCGCATCGAGGCCTTCGGCGAGGTGGCACCGGCCCGGGAGGTCACCCTGCGCCCGCGGGTGAGCGGCGAGGTCCTGGCCCTGGGCGAGGGCGTGGAGCCCGGCGGCCACCTGGACGAGGGGGACACCGTGGTCCGAATCGACCCGGCCGACTACGAGCTGGCCCTCAAGCGGGCGGAGAGCGCACTCACCCAGGCGCGCAGCGAGCGCGACCGGGAGGCCGGTCGCCAGGCCGTGGCGGAGGCGGAGTTCCAGCGCGCCGCGCCGGAGGACATCCGCCCCGAGCAGCGCCGGCTCATGTTGCGCCTGCCCCAGCTAGAGTCGGCGGAGGCCGCCGTGGCGAGCGCCGAGGCCGAGCGCGATCAGGCGCGCCTGGACCTGGCGCGGACCACCGTGCGCAGCCCCTTCGATGCCCGGGTGACCGAGCGCATGGTCGACCGCGGGACGCGGGCGACCACCGGTACCGACCTGGTGCGCCTGGTGGGCACCGAGGAGTGGTGGGTGGAGCTGGCCCTGCCGCAGTCGAGCCTGCGCTGGATCGAGGCGCCGCAGGGCCCGGACCGCCCGGGCTCCACCGTCCGGATCCGGCATGCCTCCTGGACTGATGATGGCTACCGCGAGGGCCGGGTGATCCGCGTGCGCGCCGACGTGGAGGCGGGCGGCCGGCTCGCCCGGGTGCTGGTGGCCGTCCCCGATCCCCTGGATCGCGCCGGTGAGGCGGGCCCCCGCCTGCTCCTGGGCAGCTTTGTGGAGGGGACCATCCACGGCCGCGAGCTCGACGGCGTCTATCGCCTGGACGCCGGCTGGCTGCGCGAGGGTAATACGGTCTGGGTCATGGCGGCCGATGACACCCTGGCCATCCGCGAGGTGGCGGTCCTCCATCGCAGCGGCGGGATGGCCCTCGTCCGCGGCGGGCTGACCCCCGGCGACCGGGTGGTCACCAGTGACCTCTCGGTACCGGTAGAGGGCATGGCCCTGCGGCGCGAGGACGGGGAGGCCGCCGGCTCGTGA
- a CDS encoding ABC-F family ATP-binding cassette domain-containing protein, translating to MLALEEVELRRGAEPLLQGASATLHDGWKVGVVGRNGSGKSSLFALLLGELSPDAGRVTLPDGARIAWMAQEIADLEATAVEYVLAGHFEWVAIQEAIAAAEAAGDDHRLAHLYADLDAIDGYTVRNRAEQLLAGLGFSETAMGAPVGSFSGGWRMRLNLARALIRPSDFLLLDEPTNHLDLETVDWLEQWLRGYSGTLLLVAHDRDFLDSVCDHILHFDGGELTLYNGGYSEFERQRAEEMARRQAMYEKQQQRVAEIERFVARFRAQASKARQAQSRLKELERMETIAPAHADSPFRFSFPASERSSNPLLAIKEATLGYPETPVLSGVDLTLLPERRIGLLGPNGAGKSTLVRAIAEGSTLLDGERVAGEHLAVGYFAQHQLEALNPDASPLEHLRQEGGATDQRYRDFLGGFGFVGDMATSPVVNFSGGERARLALALIAWRRPNLLLLDEPTNHLDLEMRHALDMALQEFSGTVVLVTHDRHLLRDSVDDFLLVHGGKVRPFDGDLEDYRRWLRESLATPAAGSEKAAGGGKAPGPDPGKGKGGGKGNGKGAGKGGDLKALQNRLRKAERALTEAGEERERVQQALAEPELYTDPARADELADLQRREGELARKLADAEEEWLAAGEAVEAAGGGTG from the coding sequence ATGCTCGCCCTGGAGGAGGTCGAACTCCGCCGGGGGGCCGAGCCGCTGCTGCAGGGGGCCTCGGCCACCCTCCACGACGGGTGGAAGGTGGGCGTGGTCGGCCGCAATGGCAGCGGCAAGTCCTCCCTCTTTGCCCTGCTGCTGGGGGAACTCTCCCCCGATGCCGGCCGGGTCACCCTCCCCGACGGGGCCCGGATCGCCTGGATGGCCCAGGAGATCGCCGATCTGGAGGCGACGGCGGTGGAGTATGTCCTGGCCGGCCACTTCGAGTGGGTGGCCATTCAGGAGGCCATCGCCGCCGCCGAGGCGGCCGGGGATGATCACCGCCTGGCCCACCTCTACGCCGATCTCGACGCCATCGACGGCTACACGGTCCGCAACCGCGCCGAGCAGCTGCTGGCGGGGCTGGGCTTCTCCGAGACCGCCATGGGGGCCCCGGTGGGTTCCTTCTCCGGCGGCTGGCGGATGCGGCTCAACCTCGCCCGGGCCCTCATTCGGCCCTCCGACTTCCTGCTGCTGGACGAGCCCACCAACCACCTGGATCTCGAGACGGTGGACTGGCTGGAGCAGTGGCTGCGCGGCTACTCCGGCACCCTGCTGCTGGTGGCCCACGATCGCGACTTCCTGGACAGCGTCTGCGACCACATCCTCCACTTCGACGGCGGCGAGCTGACCCTCTACAACGGCGGCTACAGCGAGTTCGAGCGTCAGCGTGCCGAGGAGATGGCCCGCCGCCAGGCGATGTACGAGAAGCAGCAGCAGCGGGTGGCCGAGATCGAGCGCTTCGTCGCCCGCTTCCGCGCCCAGGCGAGCAAGGCCCGGCAGGCCCAGAGCCGGCTCAAGGAGCTGGAGCGCATGGAGACCATCGCCCCGGCCCACGCCGACTCGCCCTTCCGGTTCAGCTTCCCGGCCTCCGAGCGCAGCTCCAACCCGCTGCTGGCCATCAAGGAGGCGACCCTGGGTTATCCGGAGACGCCGGTCCTCTCCGGTGTCGACCTCACCCTCCTGCCGGAGCGGCGCATCGGCCTGCTCGGCCCCAACGGGGCGGGCAAGTCCACCCTGGTGCGCGCCATCGCCGAGGGCAGCACCCTGCTGGACGGCGAACGCGTCGCCGGGGAACACCTGGCGGTGGGCTACTTCGCCCAGCACCAGTTGGAGGCGCTCAATCCCGATGCCTCGCCCCTGGAGCACCTGCGCCAGGAGGGTGGCGCCACCGACCAGCGCTACCGCGACTTCCTGGGCGGCTTCGGCTTCGTCGGGGACATGGCCACCAGCCCGGTGGTGAACTTCTCCGGCGGCGAGCGCGCCCGGCTGGCCCTGGCGCTCATCGCCTGGCGCCGGCCCAACCTCCTGCTGCTGGACGAGCCCACCAACCACCTGGACCTGGAGATGCGCCACGCCCTGGACATGGCGCTGCAGGAGTTCTCCGGCACCGTGGTCCTGGTCACCCACGACCGCCACCTGCTGCGCGACAGCGTGGACGACTTCCTGCTGGTCCACGGCGGGAAGGTCCGCCCCTTCGACGGGGATCTCGAGGACTACCGGCGCTGGCTGCGGGAATCCCTCGCCACCCCGGCCGCCGGCAGCGAGAAGGCGGCCGGGGGTGGCAAGGCTCCGGGGCCCGATCCGGGCAAGGGCAAGGGCGGTGGCAAGGGCAACGGCAAGGGTGCCGGCAAGGGAGGCGATCTCAAGGCCCTGCAGAACCGCCTGCGCAAGGCGGAGCGAGCGCTCACCGAGGCCGGGGAGGAGCGGGAGCGGGTCCAGCAGGCGCTGGCCGAGCCCGAGCTCTATACCGACCCGGCCCGCGCCGACGAGCTCGCCGATCTCCAGCGCCGGGAGGGGGAACTGGCCCGCAAGCTGGCGGACGCGGAAGAGGAATGGCTGGCGGCCGGAGAGGCCGTGGAGGCCGCCGGCGGCGGTACCGGCTGA
- a CDS encoding efflux transporter outer membrane subunit, translated as MNAPPQRPNRLLPGLASLLALLVGGCAVTPPERADHTPELPDSFSEAGVAEAPQRWWRSLEDPALDALVERALDSNLSLEATRARLERARAVARREGAPLIPSVEANAGIQEQGRGTDLDQARGSGATETVSAGLSASYEVDLWGRVRAGQAAATASIGAARADLQAAAVSLSGNVATTWYRRVEAQRRLDLLRRQVATAEDLLALTETRYRRGQVAIADVHRQRRSLEALRGQVSTARASLATLDHELAVLLGEPAIRLEPPEGDGLPNLGPLPETGLPTELVRRRPDLRRAFHDLVAADASVAAAVARRFPRLNLSASLTGEAPSASAMVATWLINLGAQLTLPLIDGGERRADVDRARAEAEAAALDYGQAVLEAVAEVEDALAREAREAERVDHLTAELDAARALLENTQRRYRFGEADHLAVLDAQDGVHAAERSLLEARRQRLEYRIQLLRALAGGWEMDEQEEAA; from the coding sequence GTGAACGCCCCTCCCCAGCGCCCGAACCGGCTCCTGCCCGGCCTCGCCTCCCTGCTCGCCCTGCTGGTGGGTGGCTGCGCCGTGACACCGCCGGAGCGCGCCGACCACACCCCTGAACTCCCCGACTCCTTCAGCGAGGCCGGGGTCGCCGAGGCGCCCCAGCGCTGGTGGCGCAGCCTGGAGGATCCGGCCCTGGATGCGCTGGTGGAGCGCGCCCTGGACAGCAACCTCTCGCTGGAGGCGACCCGCGCCCGGCTGGAGCGCGCCCGCGCCGTGGCGCGCCGGGAGGGCGCCCCGCTCATCCCCTCCGTGGAGGCGAATGCCGGGATCCAGGAGCAGGGCCGCGGCACCGACCTGGACCAGGCCCGGGGCAGCGGGGCCACCGAGACGGTGAGCGCCGGCCTGTCGGCGAGCTACGAGGTCGACCTCTGGGGCCGGGTGCGGGCCGGCCAGGCCGCGGCGACCGCGAGTATCGGCGCGGCGCGGGCGGACCTGCAGGCGGCGGCGGTGAGCCTCTCCGGCAACGTCGCCACCACCTGGTATCGGCGGGTGGAGGCGCAGCGCCGCCTGGACCTCCTCCGGCGCCAGGTCGCCACCGCCGAGGACCTGCTGGCGCTCACCGAGACCCGTTATCGCCGGGGACAGGTGGCCATCGCCGATGTCCACCGCCAGCGCCGCAGCCTGGAGGCGCTGCGCGGCCAGGTGAGCACTGCCCGGGCCAGCCTGGCCACGCTGGATCACGAACTGGCGGTGCTCCTGGGCGAGCCGGCCATACGCTTAGAGCCCCCCGAGGGGGATGGCCTTCCGAACCTCGGCCCCCTCCCCGAGACCGGCCTGCCGACCGAACTGGTCCGGCGCCGGCCCGACCTCCGGCGCGCCTTTCACGACCTGGTCGCCGCCGATGCCAGCGTCGCGGCGGCGGTGGCCCGCCGCTTTCCGCGCCTGAATCTCTCGGCCTCGCTTACCGGCGAGGCGCCGTCGGCCAGCGCCATGGTGGCCACCTGGCTCATCAACCTCGGTGCCCAGCTCACCCTCCCCCTCATCGATGGCGGCGAGCGCCGGGCGGACGTCGATCGCGCCCGGGCGGAGGCGGAGGCCGCCGCCCTAGACTACGGTCAGGCAGTGCTGGAGGCGGTGGCCGAGGTGGAGGATGCCCTGGCCCGGGAGGCGCGCGAGGCCGAGCGGGTGGACCACCTGACCGCCGAGCTCGACGCCGCCCGCGCCCTGCTGGAGAACACGCAGCGGCGCTATCGCTTCGGCGAGGCCGACCACCTGGCGGTGCTGGATGCCCAGGACGGGGTCCACGCCGCCGAGCGCTCGCTGCTGGAGGCGCGGCGCCAGCGGCTGGAGTATCGGATCCAGCTCCTGCGGGCCCTGGCCGGCGGCTGGGAGATGGACGAACAGGAGGAGGCGGCATGA
- a CDS encoding cold-shock protein translates to MATGTVKWFNDSKGYGFIARDNGESDVFVHFSAIQGSGFRSLTEGQKVDFEVQEGPKGPQAANVVAE, encoded by the coding sequence ATGGCTACAGGTACCGTCAAGTGGTTCAACGATTCCAAGGGCTACGGGTTCATCGCCCGGGATAACGGCGAGAGCGACGTCTTCGTCCACTTCTCCGCCATCCAGGGCTCCGGCTTCCGGTCGCTGACCGAGGGCCAGAAGGTGGACTTCGAAGTCCAGGAGGGCCCGAAGGGTCCTCAGGCGGCGAACGTCGTCGCCGAATAG